In a single window of the Elaeis guineensis isolate ETL-2024a chromosome 8, EG11, whole genome shotgun sequence genome:
- the LOC105050323 gene encoding potassium transporter 6, translated as MDIESGSHANPMKRESWRTILTLAYQSLGVVYGDLSISPLYVYKNTFADDIEHSESNEEIFGVLSFVFWTLTLVPLIKYVFIVLRADDNGEGGTFALYSLLCRHAGIGVLPSGQCSDEELSAYNKRGDGHLHPPSGTAAEWLKRMLEEHKVLQRLLMILALLGASMMIGDGVLTPAISVFSAVSGLELSMSKEHHQCVEVPVTCLILVFLFALQHYGTQRVGFLFAPIVATWLLCISMIGVYNIFYWNPHIYQALSPYYMYKFLKKTRTHGWMSLGGILLCITGSEAMYADLGHFSQLSIKIAFTSVVYPSMLLAYMGQAAYLSQHHFIESSYLVGFYVSVPERIRWPLLVIAVLAAVVGSQAVITGTFSIINQCSALGYFPRVKIVHTSSEVHGQIYIPEINWILMILCLAVTIGFRDTKHMGNASGLAVITVMLVTTCLMSLVIVLCWHKSIFLSVCFILFFGTIEALYFSASLIKFREGAWVPITFSFIFMIIMYIWYYGTLKKYDFEVENKVSLNWLLSLGPHVGIVRVRGIGLIHTELVSGIPAVFSRFVTNLPAFHQILVFLCIKSVPVPYVKPEERFLVGRVGPKEFRIYRVIARYGYHDVHKDDLEFEKDLVCSIAEFIQTGNSEQNGLMDETKKCDEKMTVVGKGFQLCEQDGEPEEVPGPSNSREIQSPVIRPKKRVRFVLPKSPQLHRGAREELQELMEAREAGMAFILVHSHMTAKSGSGLIKRLVINFGYEFLRRNCRGPAYAINIPHASTLEVGMVYSV; from the exons ATGGATATCGAGAGCGGATCCCACGCCAATCCCATGAAG AGGGAGTCTTGGAGGACGATTTTGACGCTTGCCTACCAGAGCCTCGGCGTGGTCTACGGAGACCTGAGCATTTCTCCGCTGTACGTCTACAAGAACACCTTTGCCGACGACATCGAGCACTCGGAGAGCAACGAGGAGATATTCGGCGTGCTTTCCTTTGTCTTCTGGACCCTCACCTTGGTCCCCCTCATCAAATATGTCTTTATAGTCCTCAGAGCTGATGATAATGGGGAGGGCGGCACCTTCGCCCTCTACTCCCTTCTCTGCCGCCACGCCGGCATTGGTGTCCTCCCAAGTGGTCAGTGTAGCGACGAGGAGCTGTCGGCATATAACAAGAGGGGAGACGGCCACTTACACCCTCCCTCAGGCACGGCTGCAGAGTGGTTGAAGAGGATGCTGGAGGAGCACAAGGTGCTGCAGCGCTTGCTGATGATCCTGGCGCTGCTGGGAGCTTCTATGATGATTGGGGATGGTGTCCTCACACCTGCGATTTCTG TTTTCTCGGCGGTCTCCGGGCTCGAGCTTTCCATGTCCAAGGAACATCATCAAT GTGTTGAGGTTCCTGTTACATGTCTCATACTGGTCTTCCTGTTTGCTTTGCAACATTATGGTACTCAGAGGGTTGGATTCCTGTTCGCACCGATTGTTGCAACCTGGCTTTTGTGCATAAGCATGATTGGTGTTTATAATATTTTCTATTGGAATCCACATATATATCAAGCCCTCTCACCATACTACATGtacaaatttttgaagaagacccGAACACATGGTTGGATGTCATTAGGTGGAATCCTATTATGCATTACAG GCTCTGAAGCTATGTATGCAGATTTGGGACATTTCTCTCAGTTATCAATAAAG ATTGCTTTCACTTCTGTGGTTTATCCATCCATGCTTCTAGCATATATGGGACAAGCTGCTTATCTCTCTCAGCATCATTTCATTGAAAGCAGCTATTTGGTTGGATTCTATGTTTCCGTCCCAG AGCGAATCAGGTGGCCTCTTCTGGTAATAGCCGTACTTGCCGCTGTGGTAGGAAGCCAAGCAGTTATTACAGGTACTTTCTCGATCATTAACCAATGTTCGGCTTTGGGCTACTTCCCTCGGGTGAAGATAGTCCACACATCCTCTGAAGTCCATGGGCAAATATACATCCCGGAGATCAACTGGATCTTGATGATATTGTGCTTGGCTGTTACTATTGGCTTTAGAGACACAAAGCACATGGGTAATGCATCAG GCTTGGCAGTTATTACCGTTATGCTGGTCACCACCTGCTTGATGTCCCTGGTGATTGTACTGTGTTGGCACAAGAGCATCTTTCTGTCTGTATGCTTCATTCTTTTCTTTGGGACAATTGAGGCACTCTATTTCTCGGCCTCTCTCATCAAATTCCGTGAAGGAGCTTGGGTCCCTATTACCTTTTCCTTCATCTTTATGATCATCATGTATATATGGTATTATGGCACCCTCAAGAAATATGACTTTGAAGTCGAAAACAAGGTCTCCCTCAACTGGCTTCTCAGCCTTGGCCCTCATGTTGGGATTGTTCGTGTGCGAGGCATCGGCCTCATACACACCGAGCTTGTATCGGGGATACCAGCTGTCTTCTCCCGCTTTGTCACCAACCTACCTGCTTTCCACCAG ATTCTCGTCTTCCTCTGTATCAAGTCAGTCCCAGTGCCATATGTCAAACCCGAGGAACGATTCCTTGTAGGCCGCGTTGGCCCGAAAGAGTTCAGGATCTATAGGGTCATTGCCCGGTATGGGTACCATGATGTGCACAAGGATGATCTGGAATTTGAGAAGGACCTTGTTTGCAGCATTGCTGAGTTCATCCAGACAGGGAATTCCGAGCAGAATGGTTTGATGGATGAAACCAAGAAGTGTGATGAAAAAATGACAGTTGTTGGAAAAGGATTTCAGTTATGCGAGCAGGATGGTGAACCAGAGGAAGTTCCTGGCCCATCAAACTCGAGGGAGATACAGTCTCCGGTGATACGACCAAAGAAAAGAGTGAGGTTTGTGCTGCCCAAGAGCCCTCAGCTGCACAGAGGAGCAAGGGAAGAGTTGCAAGAGCTAATGGAGGCAAGGGAAGCTGGCATGGCCTTCATACTTGTGCATTCACACATGACAGCGAAGAGTGGATCTGGTCTTATAAAGAGGTTAGTGATCAATTTTGGGTATGAATTCTTGAGGAGGAACTGCAGGGGTCCTGCCTATGCTATTAACATCCCACATGCTTCTACTCTGGAGGTGGGGATGGTCTACAGTGTTTGA